In one Fluviispira vulneris genomic region, the following are encoded:
- the hrpB gene encoding ATP-dependent helicase HrpB translates to MSLKKLPLPIDEILPAIVSDFQTNNTLIIQATPGAGKTTRIPAALLNYTSKTILVLEPRRLAARLSAERVAQELGDECGETIGYQVRYDKRESISTKVKYITGGIFSRLILEDPELKDISCVIIDEFHERHTHTDLALMLIKLLQQSLRPDLKLIVMSATLDTYGLQNYLPKAKTHTSIGRTHPLEIQYLDPNSVHKKMPILIFNAVESLLNDPKCPDDILVFLTGSYEIQKTQESIEELAHKYNAIILQLKADLSPHDQQKVFKHTDRRKIILSTNVAETSITLDGVTGVVDCGLAKIAGHASWSGLPTLDTLPISQSSCIQRAGRAGRTQSGCVKRLFTLLDFQMRSTFDKAEIQRVDLTQTLLEIKILEKKLNLDKLNEAISFPWFDPPPQNIIQSCNQLLNFLSAFDTSNNLTEIGTEIAKYPLHPRLGRILYEAKIKNILPQAIVIVSLINEGSILKKGISAPDIGVSDLEFQFNILVNYFSKKVKNSFPHSYIDIPAIKKIEVSIRHLCQITKVKFTDCFTELNHNDLSFILLAGYPDRVCQIRNKLNYSGKKELNLCLGGGAILSPSSIVQDSEFVIAIEAEESAQALSQAQSTQVRICHGIDPDLLIAAPEYFLKENEEYSWDENAQRVRAAKKTFYGKLILEERPIRHHTAKHEEILLKELTSSWPKPFEDDKDLRYLAKRIELAKTAGYTLDAAHFLDEDFELLLCHICENKKSFNEILEKDLDDYLDELLPYETISLLNDLFPNYIIIGKGRKVKINYEEDKPPWVASRLQDFFGTLQSPKICNGTIPLVVHLLAPNMQAVQVTTDLVGFWERGYLEVKKELSRRYPRHAWPDNPKTAEPPEYLMKRKKR, encoded by the coding sequence ATGTCTCTAAAAAAATTACCGCTCCCAATCGATGAAATATTGCCAGCAATCGTGTCTGATTTTCAAACGAATAACACTTTGATCATTCAGGCGACTCCGGGCGCAGGAAAAACCACACGTATTCCTGCGGCCCTGTTAAATTATACAAGCAAAACTATTTTAGTGCTTGAGCCACGCAGACTTGCAGCACGACTTTCCGCTGAAAGAGTGGCGCAAGAACTGGGGGATGAATGTGGCGAGACGATCGGCTACCAAGTGCGTTATGACAAGCGAGAATCAATTTCAACGAAAGTTAAGTATATAACAGGTGGTATTTTTTCTCGCCTTATATTAGAAGATCCTGAATTGAAAGATATCTCTTGCGTGATAATCGATGAATTTCATGAAAGACATACCCACACTGACCTAGCACTTATGCTCATAAAATTATTGCAGCAAAGTCTACGCCCTGATCTCAAGCTCATTGTAATGTCCGCTACACTCGATACATATGGTCTACAAAATTATTTACCGAAAGCAAAAACACACACTTCAATTGGTAGAACCCATCCACTGGAAATTCAATATTTAGATCCAAATTCAGTACACAAAAAAATGCCTATTTTAATATTTAATGCTGTGGAGAGTTTACTAAATGATCCAAAGTGTCCGGACGACATCTTGGTCTTTTTAACTGGATCTTATGAGATACAAAAAACTCAAGAAAGTATTGAAGAACTTGCTCATAAATATAACGCAATTATTTTGCAACTTAAAGCAGATCTCTCTCCGCATGATCAGCAAAAAGTATTTAAACACACAGATAGAAGAAAAATAATTTTATCAACGAACGTTGCTGAAACTTCAATTACTCTCGATGGAGTCACTGGAGTTGTTGATTGTGGCTTGGCTAAAATAGCTGGTCATGCCAGTTGGAGTGGCCTACCTACTTTAGACACTCTCCCTATTAGTCAATCCTCTTGTATCCAGCGGGCTGGCCGCGCTGGCCGTACCCAAAGTGGTTGCGTAAAAAGATTATTTACTTTGCTTGATTTCCAAATGCGTTCTACTTTTGATAAAGCTGAAATACAAAGAGTGGATCTGACCCAGACGCTCCTTGAAATTAAAATATTAGAAAAAAAACTCAATTTAGATAAGTTAAATGAAGCAATTTCTTTTCCGTGGTTCGACCCTCCGCCACAAAATATTATTCAGTCTTGTAATCAGCTATTAAATTTTCTTTCTGCATTTGATACTTCAAATAACTTAACAGAAATTGGAACTGAAATTGCTAAATATCCATTACACCCAAGGTTGGGAAGAATTTTATATGAAGCTAAAATTAAAAATATTTTACCTCAAGCAATTGTAATAGTTTCTCTTATCAATGAAGGTTCTATCTTAAAAAAAGGCATTTCAGCGCCTGATATTGGAGTATCAGACCTTGAATTTCAATTTAATATATTAGTAAATTATTTTTCAAAAAAAGTAAAAAATTCATTTCCACACAGTTATATTGATATTCCTGCGATTAAAAAAATTGAAGTGTCTATCAGACATCTTTGTCAAATTACAAAAGTAAAATTCACAGATTGTTTTACAGAACTAAACCACAATGATTTAAGCTTTATTTTATTAGCAGGTTATCCAGATAGAGTCTGCCAAATTAGGAATAAATTAAATTATTCTGGAAAAAAAGAATTAAATTTATGTTTAGGTGGTGGAGCTATTTTATCACCTTCAAGCATCGTGCAAGATTCAGAATTTGTAATAGCAATTGAAGCTGAAGAATCTGCTCAAGCATTGTCACAAGCACAATCGACCCAAGTCAGAATTTGCCATGGAATAGACCCTGATTTACTTATTGCTGCGCCTGAATATTTTCTCAAAGAGAATGAGGAATATTCTTGGGATGAAAATGCACAGCGAGTGCGTGCTGCTAAAAAAACATTTTATGGCAAACTCATTTTAGAAGAACGCCCTATACGACATCACACTGCTAAACATGAGGAAATACTTTTAAAAGAATTAACTTCGAGTTGGCCTAAGCCTTTTGAAGACGATAAAGATTTACGTTACTTAGCAAAACGAATAGAACTTGCAAAAACAGCTGGATACACTCTCGATGCAGCTCACTTTTTAGATGAAGATTTTGAGTTGCTTTTATGTCATATTTGTGAAAATAAAAAAAGCTTTAATGAAATTCTTGAAAAAGATTTGGATGATTATTTAGATGAACTATTACCTTATGAAACAATAAGCTTGCTCAATGATTTATTTCCTAATTATATAATTATAGGCAAAGGCCGGAAAGTAAAAATTAATTACGAAGAAGACAAACCACCATGGGTTGCTTCTCGCTTACAAGATTTTTTTGGTACTTTACAATCACCAAAAATCTGTAATGGAACGATACCACTTGTTGTTCATTTACTCGCTCCCAATATGCAGGCAGTCCAAGTTACAACCGATTTAGTTGGATTTTGGGAGCGAGGATACCTTGAAGTTAAAAAAGAATTATCACGGAGATATCCTAGACATGCTTGGCCAGACAATCCAAAAACAGCCGAGCCACCTGAGTATCTTATGAAGCGAAAAAAACGATGA
- a CDS encoding TatD family hydrolase: protein MHLIDTHCHLVSDKLKNNLPEIIERAKECGVQKIINIAYNPQTIILAQEQIKTSDILYATLGIQPHDAKEFSTEEAEKVRHIALSNNKIVGIGEIGLDAHYTLSSMDKQIECFEYFLQIALDTNLPIVVHMRETHNEVFSRIKKYSKKGLKGVIHCFTGTLEQAKDYLSEDFYLSFSGIVTFKNAAELQEVAKYVPRDKILIETDSPYLSPVPLRGKTNEPAHILHTCEFIAKLRNLKPDELAEMTAKNSEDLFYRLRSPV from the coding sequence ATGCATTTAATTGACACGCATTGTCACTTGGTATCAGATAAACTTAAAAATAATTTACCAGAAATTATTGAACGTGCAAAAGAGTGCGGCGTGCAAAAAATAATCAATATTGCATACAACCCACAGACTATAATTTTAGCTCAAGAACAAATTAAAACTTCTGATATATTATATGCAACTCTTGGCATACAACCACATGATGCAAAAGAATTTTCTACTGAGGAAGCTGAAAAAGTACGTCATATTGCATTATCAAACAATAAAATAGTTGGCATTGGCGAAATTGGTCTCGATGCTCATTATACCCTTTCTTCAATGGACAAACAAATAGAGTGTTTTGAGTACTTTTTACAAATTGCTCTAGACACCAATTTACCAATAGTTGTCCATATGAGAGAAACCCATAATGAAGTTTTTTCGAGAATTAAAAAGTATTCAAAAAAAGGATTAAAAGGTGTTATTCATTGTTTTACTGGTACCTTAGAGCAAGCAAAAGATTATCTTTCAGAAGATTTTTATTTGTCATTTTCTGGTATTGTTACTTTTAAGAATGCTGCTGAGCTACAAGAAGTTGCAAAATATGTTCCACGGGACAAGATATTAATTGAAACTGACAGTCCTTACTTATCCCCAGTCCCTTTGCGTGGAAAAACCAATGAACCGGCGCATATACTTCATACTTGTGAATTTATAGCAAAATTACGAAATTTAAAACCTGATGAATTGGCAGAGATGACCGCAAAAAATTCTGAAGATTTATTTTATAGATTGCGTTCACCAGTTTAA
- a CDS encoding acyl-CoA dehydrogenase family protein: MDILAADFLNAFQELDESQLLVKETVNKFVQNVFLPNITENFENAHFPKEIIKEMGKLGLLGSNLHGFGCAGLDEISYGLIMKELERGDSGLRSFASVQSSLAMYAIYAFGSEEQKKHFLPKMAAGETIGCFGLTEPDFGSDPAGMKTFAKKSGDDWILNGSKTWITNAPIADVAIVWAKTDDGIKGFLVEKGTKGFTTPEIKNKLSLRVSKTGSLFFDNCKIPKTNLLEKTEGLKNALMCLNQARFGIVFGVLGAAEDCLNEAIHYTKERIMFKKPLASFQLIQRKLALMSTEIAKGNLVALQLAKLKHDKKVKPAQISMGKQNNVQIALDCARTTRDILGANGISGEYHCMRHMCNLESVYTYEGTNDIHLLIVGQQLTGIAAFE, from the coding sequence ATGGATATACTTGCAGCAGATTTTTTAAATGCATTTCAAGAATTAGATGAATCACAATTATTAGTTAAAGAAACAGTAAATAAATTTGTCCAGAATGTTTTTTTGCCTAACATCACTGAAAATTTTGAAAATGCGCATTTCCCAAAAGAAATAATCAAAGAAATGGGTAAACTCGGATTGCTTGGCTCAAACTTGCACGGCTTTGGCTGTGCAGGGCTTGATGAAATATCATATGGTCTTATCATGAAAGAACTCGAACGCGGAGACAGTGGGCTTAGAAGTTTTGCAAGTGTACAAAGTAGTCTTGCAATGTATGCCATTTACGCTTTTGGCTCTGAAGAACAAAAAAAGCATTTCTTACCTAAAATGGCAGCAGGAGAAACTATTGGCTGCTTTGGTTTAACAGAACCCGATTTTGGCTCAGATCCTGCAGGCATGAAAACTTTTGCAAAAAAATCAGGTGATGATTGGATACTGAATGGTTCAAAAACTTGGATTACCAATGCCCCAATTGCAGATGTCGCAATCGTTTGGGCAAAAACGGATGATGGAATAAAAGGGTTTTTAGTAGAAAAAGGAACAAAAGGTTTTACAACTCCTGAAATCAAAAATAAATTAAGTCTAAGAGTTTCGAAGACAGGTTCACTCTTTTTTGATAATTGTAAGATACCCAAAACCAATCTCTTAGAAAAAACAGAAGGTTTAAAAAATGCATTGATGTGTTTGAATCAAGCACGCTTTGGCATTGTCTTTGGTGTACTTGGCGCAGCAGAAGACTGTTTAAATGAAGCCATTCATTATACCAAAGAAAGAATCATGTTTAAAAAACCTTTAGCATCTTTTCAACTGATCCAACGAAAATTAGCTCTGATGTCGACCGAAATTGCTAAGGGGAATTTAGTTGCTCTCCAGCTTGCTAAACTCAAGCATGATAAAAAAGTAAAACCTGCACAAATAAGCATGGGAAAACAAAATAACGTACAAATTGCCCTTGATTGTGCTAGAACCACAAGGGACATTTTAGGAGCAAATGGTATTAGCGGTGAATACCATTGCATGCGTCATATGTGTAATTTAGAATCAGTTTATACATATGAAGGCACTAATGATATTCATCTCTTGATTGTAGGACAACAGCTCACTGGTATTGCAGCCTTTGAGTAA
- the coaD gene encoding pantetheine-phosphate adenylyltransferase has translation MKSSVYAGSFDPWTYGHQFVLDSALEVFDCVHVVSAINPAKQSLLKPEVRARVIAHSIDPFSDWWALDPPFHIGDRVIVTSQEGLVADYAKENAIEHLIRGLRSTSDFEAEFNLYFSNQAINPKIQTWAIMCPPRLLHCSSTYVKTVVGKPHVKSVGSKFVAQALMLNWVRVLGQIFDLIEVCSIHRFDIDNSNLNESDLSECLQLLFSALVHRIVRISRSVMVKTSKLLDAFLKQNGNRLREEIKDKKHYPKNEVNQLWGILSYCIEQDAIFPSDVDSGVAYILSLAKNLGKTSVKLFNEEEVISAYESIRK, from the coding sequence ATGAAATCTTCTGTATATGCTGGATCCTTTGACCCCTGGACGTATGGGCATCAATTTGTACTCGACTCAGCTCTTGAAGTATTTGATTGCGTGCATGTAGTTTCTGCAATCAATCCTGCAAAACAAAGTCTTTTAAAACCTGAAGTCAGAGCACGCGTAATAGCCCACTCAATCGATCCCTTTTCAGATTGGTGGGCTCTTGATCCTCCATTCCATATTGGCGATAGAGTTATTGTCACTTCCCAAGAAGGCCTAGTTGCCGATTATGCAAAAGAAAATGCTATAGAACATCTCATCCGTGGTCTGCGCTCAACTTCTGATTTCGAAGCCGAATTTAACTTGTACTTCTCTAACCAAGCCATCAATCCTAAAATTCAGACTTGGGCCATAATGTGTCCACCGCGATTGCTTCACTGCTCATCAACATACGTAAAAACAGTTGTTGGTAAGCCTCATGTCAAATCCGTGGGCTCTAAATTTGTTGCTCAAGCTCTCATGCTCAATTGGGTACGAGTTTTAGGGCAAATTTTCGACTTAATTGAAGTCTGCTCCATTCATCGCTTTGATATAGACAATTCGAATTTAAATGAGTCCGATCTTTCCGAATGTTTACAACTTTTATTTTCCGCACTCGTTCATCGCATCGTCAGAATCTCGCGCTCAGTTATGGTAAAAACTTCAAAATTACTGGATGCATTTTTAAAACAAAATGGGAATCGTTTAAGAGAAGAAATTAAAGATAAAAAACATTATCCAAAGAATGAAGTAAATCAGTTGTGGGGAATTTTATCTTATTGTATTGAACAAGATGCTATTTTCCCATCAGATGTAGATTCCGGCGTTGCTTATATACTTTCGTTGGCAAAAAATCTAGGAAAGACTTCTGTAAAATTATTTAATGAAGAAGAAGTTATATCCGCATATGAAAGTATTAGAAAATAA
- a CDS encoding leucine-rich repeat domain-containing protein, with amino-acid sequence MQRSFCKQIDFELNNGEIVFKNLFFPLINTLTSCDFIVQSTLQESYQKIKLHFNYLIDDWISELGNGTEAQKTALAILEYYKRDNKNHDMVDLVKKSRRNMWDSFKESSSLESGDTLNLENKEIKDLSPILSLKKLKYLSLKNNMIESIPELIFELNNLKVIDLSYNNLNLMPDLLLRLRSIEYVDVSYNKISFVPDYILKSQKFNKVFHGLLTNVNSYGDPIMLDRSIYFTPISSEKKEVRYILYNILNEKSKVERRKRIDALKIFGKYSVPLIPFDIEMVENLNLSAKINSFYIWEHKKCKQLFLKSYSKKKGILYEYLGNYFDLISKTPYLCFHEDEKPVKYKLKVLQNNLANLNLKDAEIILKENILFLKSIWGDIFPNEAFQQNLLDELNLHAYATYGPSYPQYIIRCQENICSLYLEIQGKETILSVKNY; translated from the coding sequence ATGCAAAGATCATTTTGTAAACAAATTGATTTTGAATTGAATAACGGAGAAATAGTATTCAAAAATTTGTTTTTCCCTTTAATTAATACATTGACATCTTGCGATTTTATTGTTCAATCAACACTGCAAGAAAGCTATCAGAAGATAAAATTACATTTTAATTATTTAATAGATGACTGGATTTCTGAATTAGGAAATGGGACTGAAGCACAAAAAACTGCTTTGGCAATCCTTGAATATTATAAGAGAGATAACAAAAATCATGATATGGTAGATTTAGTAAAAAAAAGCAGAAGAAATATGTGGGATAGTTTTAAGGAAAGCTCAAGTTTGGAAAGTGGAGATACTCTCAATTTAGAAAATAAAGAAATTAAGGATTTATCCCCAATTTTATCTCTAAAAAAATTGAAGTATTTATCTCTAAAAAATAATATGATTGAAAGTATTCCTGAATTAATATTTGAATTAAATAACCTAAAGGTAATTGATTTGTCCTATAATAATTTAAATCTGATGCCAGATTTATTATTGAGACTGAGAAGTATTGAATATGTAGATGTTTCTTATAATAAAATTTCTTTTGTGCCAGATTATATCCTCAAGTCACAAAAATTTAACAAAGTTTTTCATGGTTTATTAACAAATGTAAATTCTTATGGTGATCCTATTATGCTAGATAGGTCTATTTATTTTACCCCAATATCATCAGAAAAAAAAGAAGTAAGATACATTTTATATAATATATTAAATGAAAAATCTAAAGTAGAAAGGAGAAAAAGAATTGATGCTTTAAAAATATTTGGAAAGTATTCGGTTCCTTTAATACCATTTGACATTGAAATGGTTGAAAATTTAAATTTATCAGCAAAAATTAATTCATTTTATATCTGGGAACATAAAAAGTGTAAACAATTATTTTTAAAAAGTTATTCAAAGAAAAAAGGAATTCTATATGAGTATTTAGGAAATTATTTTGATCTCATAAGTAAAACACCCTATTTGTGCTTTCATGAAGATGAAAAGCCGGTAAAATATAAATTAAAAGTTTTACAAAATAATTTAGCAAATTTAAATTTAAAAGACGCTGAAATAATTTTGAAAGAAAATATTTTATTTCTCAAATCAATATGGGGAGATATTTTTCCAAATGAAGCATTTCAGCAAAATCTGCTCGACGAATTAAATCTGCATGCATACGCTACGTATGGTCCAAGTTATCCTCAATATATTATACGCTGCCAAGAAAACATTTGTTCTTTATATTTAGAAATTCAAGGTAAAGAGACTATTCTCTCAGTTAAAAATTATTAA
- a CDS encoding N-acetylmuramic acid 6-phosphate etherase: MNTEKKSDRYNKIDLWETKDILQAILESQLNAVSIIENVLSDLEVAITKALPLIKGGGRIICAGAGTSGRIAAQECSELFPTFSWPKEKTIFLIAGGHKALTDAIEHAEDDIESGEKETKKLKLNRKDIVICLSASGRTPYTLGVLREANLAGSLTIGIASTAHSPLLKEAQIKLFVDTGPEIIAGSTRMKAGTAQKILLNMFTSTLMIHLNRVYDSYMVDLVATNEKLINRSIHIVSDICKVDNETAHTALIKCKGNAKLACVYIKKKDLKQAEKLLKEYEGNLRKCLED; the protein is encoded by the coding sequence ATGAATACGGAAAAGAAATCAGATCGATATAATAAAATTGATTTATGGGAAACCAAAGATATTTTACAAGCTATATTGGAATCACAACTCAACGCTGTTTCAATTATTGAAAATGTATTGAGCGATTTGGAAGTAGCAATTACAAAAGCACTGCCGCTGATAAAAGGAGGTGGGCGAATTATTTGTGCAGGAGCAGGAACATCGGGAAGAATTGCTGCACAAGAGTGTTCAGAGCTTTTTCCAACTTTTTCTTGGCCAAAAGAAAAAACGATATTCTTAATTGCTGGTGGTCATAAAGCACTCACTGATGCTATAGAACATGCTGAAGATGATATTGAAAGTGGTGAAAAAGAAACAAAAAAATTAAAATTAAATCGTAAAGATATCGTCATTTGTTTATCCGCAAGTGGAAGAACACCTTACACACTCGGTGTATTACGAGAAGCAAACTTGGCTGGCTCTCTCACAATTGGAATTGCGTCAACAGCACATTCGCCCCTCCTTAAGGAAGCACAAATTAAACTTTTCGTAGACACTGGACCTGAAATTATAGCAGGTTCAACTCGCATGAAAGCAGGAACAGCTCAGAAAATTCTCCTCAATATGTTTACATCTACTCTAATGATCCATTTAAATCGAGTATACGATTCTTATATGGTTGATCTTGTGGCGACAAATGAAAAATTAATCAATAGAAGCATTCACATTGTTTCAGATATTTGTAAAGTTGACAATGAAACAGCGCACACAGCTCTTATCAAATGCAAAGGAAATGCTAAACTCGCATGCGTCTATATTAAGAAAAAAGATCTGAAACAAGCAGAAAAACTTCTTAAGGAATACGAAGGCAATCTAAGAAAATGCCTAGAAGATTAA
- a CDS encoding ribonuclease HII: protein MTFTPTRFKNENILLKILSCEFERENEFSAIIAIDEVGRGCVAGSVVSCASLWVRKNIYKNIHSKEQEWLAHIRDSKKLSEKKRKICFEQVMKEYNYSFITLPIDKDSPKSPNDIFKSKIKKKIDLACYPNELNPINSEKSTEFECISFALGEVNSQEVDEFNIWNSVQLAASRALELLFHVTNLNIIDKNSIFSQAILLMDGNHSIKIPSRYKDNIQITVIKADDLFVCVGFSSILAKVYRDSCMETQDSCYPIYGFANHKGYGTPKHLAIIQECGVSPIHRSSFLKNYIPHTSS, encoded by the coding sequence ATGACTTTCACTCCAACTCGTTTTAAAAACGAAAATATTTTGTTGAAAATTCTTTCCTGTGAGTTTGAACGAGAGAATGAGTTTTCAGCAATTATAGCCATTGATGAAGTCGGACGAGGCTGTGTTGCAGGATCGGTCGTAAGCTGTGCAAGCCTTTGGGTCCGTAAAAATATTTATAAAAACATCCATTCTAAAGAACAAGAATGGCTTGCACACATACGAGATAGCAAAAAACTCTCTGAGAAAAAACGAAAAATCTGTTTTGAACAAGTAATGAAAGAATATAATTATTCTTTCATTACTTTACCAATAGATAAAGATTCTCCCAAAAGTCCGAATGATATTTTTAAATCCAAGATAAAAAAGAAAATCGATTTGGCTTGTTATCCAAATGAATTAAACCCTATTAATTCAGAGAAATCAACAGAATTTGAGTGTATTTCTTTTGCATTAGGAGAAGTAAATTCACAAGAGGTGGATGAGTTTAATATTTGGAACTCAGTTCAACTTGCAGCATCACGTGCACTTGAGCTATTATTTCATGTAACGAACTTAAATATAATAGATAAAAATAGTATTTTCAGCCAAGCGATTTTATTAATGGATGGAAACCATTCTATTAAAATCCCTTCCCGTTATAAAGACAATATACAAATTACTGTAATAAAAGCTGATGATCTGTTTGTCTGTGTTGGCTTTTCCAGTATATTAGCAAAAGTTTATCGTGATAGCTGTATGGAAACTCAAGATTCTTGCTATCCGATTTATGGCTTTGCTAACCACAAAGGCTACGGCACACCAAAACACCTTGCTATTATTCAAGAATGTGGTGTCAGTCCCATCCACCGCTCAAGCTTTCTGAAAAACTATATACCACATACATCTTCTTGA
- the trxA gene encoding thioredoxin yields MSDLVSKITDKNFQTEVLESKIPVLVDFWADWCGPCLALAPVLEQIAKEHPEKIKVCKVNVEENPQLAAKFNIRNIPFLAFVKDGQKVAELVGNQPKKVILNQIEALHDSGAN; encoded by the coding sequence ATGTCCGACTTAGTATCAAAAATCACCGATAAAAACTTTCAAACAGAAGTCCTTGAAAGCAAAATTCCTGTTCTCGTCGACTTTTGGGCAGACTGGTGTGGTCCTTGCCTTGCACTTGCTCCTGTATTAGAGCAAATCGCGAAGGAGCACCCTGAAAAAATCAAAGTCTGCAAAGTAAATGTCGAAGAAAATCCACAACTTGCAGCAAAATTCAACATCCGTAACATTCCTTTTTTAGCATTTGTTAAAGATGGTCAAAAAGTTGCAGAACTTGTTGGCAACCAACCCAAAAAAGTAATTTTAAATCAAATAGAAGCATTGCATGATAGCGGAGCTAATTGA
- the rapZ gene encoding RNase adapter RapZ: MNEIHLTESQNKKNLVIISGLAGSGKTIAIHALEDMGYYCIDNLPSVLLKAFTESIKSGKIKNPYIALALDSRDTDIPNTFQENYEVLSTICDLQILYLKASDEIVVKRFRETRRQHPLNSNAPNLSLLEAIKLDAVTLEPIKNLANRMLDTSNMSTQNLKKFLHNHFAISDFKKHLLLNIVSFGFKYGTPTDLDTIFDVRCFKNPHYETHLRELTGLEPAVKNYVFSDERVPLFIDKVVELIQFLYPNYLEEGKHYFSIGIGCTGGKHRSVAISEELARIFRERLPFVNVEHRHADLE, from the coding sequence ATGAATGAAATTCATTTAACTGAATCTCAAAATAAAAAAAATTTAGTTATTATTTCTGGACTGGCAGGTTCAGGGAAAACAATTGCAATCCATGCTCTTGAGGATATGGGGTATTATTGCATCGATAATTTACCCTCTGTCCTATTAAAAGCTTTTACAGAATCAATAAAATCAGGCAAGATTAAAAATCCATACATAGCTCTCGCTCTCGACTCCCGCGATACAGATATTCCAAATACCTTTCAAGAAAATTATGAAGTTCTTTCAACAATCTGTGATTTGCAAATACTTTATTTAAAAGCATCCGATGAAATAGTTGTCAAACGTTTTCGCGAGACACGTAGACAACATCCTTTAAATTCAAATGCTCCAAATTTAAGCTTACTTGAAGCAATTAAACTCGATGCAGTTACGTTAGAGCCAATTAAAAATCTTGCCAATCGAATGTTAGACACTTCTAATATGTCAACGCAGAATCTTAAAAAGTTTCTCCATAATCATTTTGCAATATCTGATTTTAAAAAACATCTATTGCTGAATATTGTCTCTTTTGGCTTTAAATATGGCACCCCAACTGATCTCGATACAATTTTTGACGTCCGCTGTTTTAAAAATCCGCACTATGAAACGCATTTACGTGAACTCACAGGTCTTGAGCCCGCAGTGAAAAATTATGTTTTTTCTGATGAGCGCGTTCCTCTTTTTATAGACAAAGTTGTTGAATTAATTCAATTTCTGTATCCTAATTATTTGGAAGAGGGAAAACATTATTTTTCAATTGGCATCGGCTGCACTGGAGGAAAGCATCGTAGTGTCGCCATTTCTGAAGAGCTAGCGCGTATTTTTAGGGAAAGACTCCCTTTTGTCAATGTCGAACATCGGCATGCCGATTTAGAATAG
- a CDS encoding PTS sugar transporter subunit IIA — MASELLRNLIKEQSTPLYLEARSKEDVIKEISLKISQVKKNLKEEEIFIGLSEREAKASTGVDLGVAIPHTSLTKIVDTELYFFLAPHGIEFSSLDSELSYLFFVILSPKNPKKPYISSLKIMADICRTMRIDRVRFKLKSAKSLPEVLQILEG; from the coding sequence ATGGCAAGTGAATTACTTCGCAATTTAATTAAAGAGCAATCGACTCCGCTCTACCTAGAAGCTCGCAGCAAAGAAGATGTGATAAAGGAAATATCCTTAAAAATTTCTCAAGTAAAAAAAAATCTTAAAGAAGAAGAAATATTCATAGGTCTTTCAGAACGTGAAGCGAAAGCCAGCACCGGTGTGGATCTCGGAGTTGCTATACCTCATACTTCTTTAACTAAAATAGTTGACACTGAACTTTATTTTTTTCTTGCCCCACATGGCATAGAGTTTAGCTCACTTGACTCCGAACTCTCTTATCTTTTTTTCGTTATTCTTTCGCCTAAAAACCCTAAAAAACCATATATTTCTTCATTAAAAATAATGGCTGATATATGTCGAACAATGCGCATTGATCGTGTGAGATTTAAGCTCAAATCGGCGAAAAGTTTACCTGAAGTGTTACAAATCTTGGAGGGGTGA
- a CDS encoding HPF/RaiA family ribosome-associated protein — protein MRVDVQFVNFPKSKLIQSYVKEKILDCIEKFSANTTSVKAFFSVDGIEHHVKISVIAGKLSTCVNANSNDIGYCIDKVLSKLESSLRKVSKKARHKRAEFSSVSEMSDYSATNLRLRKIRNQNTENIFDKFETHFVSDFEDHVRKVS, from the coding sequence ATGAGAGTCGACGTGCAGTTTGTAAATTTCCCTAAATCAAAATTAATCCAATCCTATGTTAAAGAAAAAATCTTAGATTGTATTGAAAAGTTTTCGGCAAATACCACATCCGTTAAAGCATTTTTTAGTGTAGACGGTATTGAGCATCATGTGAAAATATCTGTAATTGCCGGTAAACTCAGCACATGTGTGAACGCAAATTCGAATGATATCGGCTATTGCATTGATAAAGTTCTTTCTAAGCTAGAATCATCTCTTAGAAAGGTTTCAAAAAAAGCTCGACACAAACGTGCTGAATTTTCTTCGGTAAGTGAAATGTCTGACTATAGTGCAACAAATTTAAGATTGCGTAAAATTAGAAATCAAAATACTGAAAATATTTTTGATAAATTTGAAACTCATTTTGTCTCTGATTTTGAGGATCACGTTCGTAAAGTCAGTTAA